A stretch of Miscanthus floridulus cultivar M001 chromosome 13, ASM1932011v1, whole genome shotgun sequence DNA encodes these proteins:
- the LOC136499703 gene encoding uncharacterized protein — protein sequence MEPLTEENKILQEALSLSEKSIQRAHRERDLAESNSRDLEHQNGVLSERLTASSEQLKRTSEELAIASEEIKKMSEQLSKKNVELDSKTEQLDRKCQQLEDASKLKSEQDAELNRLRQTVEQIRQEKTKESNRANKLAEELKVLDCVDVEPAPRPDGRQQGPNTIV from the exons atggagcccctcaccgaggaaaataagatactccAGGAGGCTTTAAGTCTTTCGGAAAAAAGTATTCAAAGGGCCCATCGGgagcgggaccttgcggagtcgaattcgcgggaccttgaacatcaaaatggggttctgtccgagcgacTAACGGCGTCGTCCGAGCAACTGAAAAGGACATCCGAGGAGCTGGCAATTGCATCCGAGGAAATTAAGAagatgtccgagcagttgagcaagaagaacgtagaactcgatagtaaaactgaacagctcgaccggaagtgccagcagttggaggatgcatccaagctgaaatcgg agcaagatgcagaactcaaccggcttcgccagaccgtcgaacaaatccgacaagagaaaaCGAAGGAGTCGAATCGAGCCAACAAACTGgccgaagaattgaaag tgctgGACTGCGTCGACGTTGAACCGGCACCTCGTCCTGATGGTAGGCAGCAGGGACCAAACACCATCGTGTAG